A portion of the Cyanobium sp. PCC 7001 genome contains these proteins:
- the thrB gene encoding homoserine kinase: MVRPRIGQGVVVHVPATTANLGPGFDCLGAALALDNVFEMRCIEGGSSRFDLIIEGPEGSHLRGGPDNLVYRSAQRVWKEAQEEPVGLEARVRLAVPPARGLGSSATAIVAGLMGANALVGEPLSKEKLLELAIDIEGHPDNVVPSLVGGLCMTAKAASHRWRVVRCEWAPEVVAVVAIPAIRLTTSEARRAMPKAIPVGDAVTNLGALTLLLQGLRTGNGDLITDGMHDRLHEPYRWGLIAGGRQVREAALEAGAWGCVISGAGPSLLALCPAGDVAEEVRRAMVRAWYHAGVESRAEVLQVQQEGTHWQPLPDRVPAAGGAG; this comes from the coding sequence ATGGTGCGCCCCCGCATCGGCCAAGGGGTTGTGGTGCACGTGCCTGCCACCACCGCGAACCTGGGACCCGGCTTCGACTGCCTCGGGGCGGCCCTCGCGCTCGACAACGTATTCGAGATGCGCTGCATCGAGGGCGGCAGTTCCCGCTTCGACCTCATCATCGAAGGTCCCGAGGGTTCCCACCTGCGCGGCGGGCCGGACAACCTCGTGTACCGCTCCGCTCAGCGGGTGTGGAAGGAGGCCCAGGAGGAACCGGTGGGGCTGGAGGCGCGGGTGCGGCTGGCGGTACCGCCGGCCCGGGGTCTGGGCAGCAGCGCCACGGCGATCGTGGCCGGGCTGATGGGGGCGAACGCCCTGGTGGGGGAGCCGCTGAGCAAGGAGAAACTGCTGGAGCTGGCGATCGACATCGAGGGCCATCCCGACAACGTGGTGCCGTCACTCGTGGGCGGTCTGTGCATGACCGCCAAGGCGGCCTCGCACCGCTGGCGGGTGGTGCGCTGCGAGTGGGCCCCCGAGGTGGTGGCTGTGGTGGCGATCCCGGCCATCCGGCTCACCACCAGCGAGGCCCGGCGTGCCATGCCCAAGGCCATCCCGGTGGGCGACGCCGTGACCAACCTCGGAGCCCTGACCCTGCTGCTGCAGGGGCTGCGCACGGGCAACGGCGATCTGATCACTGACGGCATGCACGACCGGCTGCACGAGCCCTACCGCTGGGGGCTGATCGCCGGAGGCCGCCAGGTGCGGGAGGCCGCCCTGGAGGCCGGGGCCTGGGGGTGCGTGATCAGTGGCGCCGGCCCCAGCCTGCTGGCCCTGTGTCCGGCCGGTGACGTGGCGGAGGAGGTGCGCCGGGCGATGGTGCGGGCCTGGTACCACGCTGGTGTGGAATCGCGCGCCGAGGTGCTCCAGGTGCAGCAGGAGGGCACCCACTGGCAGCCCCTGCCCGATCGGGTGCCGGCCGCGGGCGGCGCCGGATGA